One window of the Candidatus Bathyarchaeota archaeon genome contains the following:
- a CDS encoding type II/IV secretion system ATPase subunit, which produces MSRLKKLSIFSLLFKKREPIVVEKEVAKLPYTMRPLLPKYKVIDEYWIREPFSKVYVASIPELGGAYAYFVSEVELMEEERRACDKLIDILSAELSPPEEEAVEDLKVHVLKEANRLIDKYNLTLGIPKESREKILYYVERDLLGFGPIHAMILDPNIEDISCEGVGKPVYVWHRRYEGLPSNLIFLDDRYLDDLVIKLTHIGGKHISTAFPIVDTMLYGKHRYVATFRKEVTPKGSTFTIRKFREEPFSIVELINYGTVTAKMAAYFWLLLENRMSVIIIGGTGAGKTTLLNALASLIKPSMKICTVEEIAELNLPHENWVQFVSRESYGVGGTASGAIPLFTLVKTTLRYRPDYIIVGEVRGEEAFVLFQALATGHGGMCTLHAEDVDYAIKRLTSPPMNVAEVYIPLMNVVVEVERVHLPKPVHGLHFGRRAREVSEIISHKEFVRIFEWDPLTDVYNSRLEDSLLLRKIALKTGRTVRELLDEIERREIVLKWMAKRNIYNISDVAKVVSQYYMSPETIYGIAARELAIPIKLRVKAVDNLSSEASSNEDKEPNSEETEES; this is translated from the coding sequence TTGTCAAGGCTTAAGAAATTAAGCATATTTTCTCTTCTATTCAAGAAGAGAGAGCCTATAGTGGTAGAAAAGGAGGTCGCCAAACTACCTTATACTATGCGTCCTCTGCTACCGAAGTATAAGGTAATCGACGAATACTGGATAAGGGAGCCGTTCTCTAAGGTCTACGTAGCCTCCATACCTGAGCTGGGTGGGGCATATGCGTACTTCGTATCAGAGGTCGAGCTTATGGAGGAGGAGCGGCGGGCATGCGACAAGCTCATAGACATACTCTCAGCCGAGTTAAGCCCGCCGGAGGAGGAGGCGGTCGAAGACCTTAAGGTTCACGTCCTCAAGGAGGCTAACAGGCTTATAGACAAGTACAACCTCACGTTAGGTATTCCAAAGGAGAGCCGGGAGAAGATACTCTACTACGTCGAGAGGGACCTGCTGGGCTTCGGTCCGATACACGCGATGATCCTAGACCCGAACATCGAGGACATCTCATGCGAAGGCGTCGGCAAGCCCGTATATGTCTGGCATAGACGCTACGAGGGTCTCCCCTCGAACTTGATATTCCTAGACGACAGGTATCTAGACGACCTTGTCATAAAGCTGACCCACATCGGTGGTAAACACATATCGACCGCCTTCCCGATAGTCGACACGATGCTGTACGGTAAACACCGATACGTCGCGACCTTCAGGAAAGAGGTAACCCCCAAGGGCTCGACGTTCACGATAAGGAAGTTCAGGGAAGAACCGTTCTCGATAGTGGAGCTCATAAACTATGGAACCGTAACCGCCAAGATGGCTGCGTACTTCTGGCTCCTACTCGAAAATAGGATGTCCGTCATCATAATCGGAGGTACAGGCGCCGGTAAGACGACCCTGCTCAACGCGTTGGCGAGCTTGATCAAGCCGTCTATGAAGATATGCACGGTCGAGGAGATCGCCGAGCTTAACCTCCCACACGAGAACTGGGTTCAGTTCGTCAGCCGAGAGAGCTACGGCGTAGGCGGGACCGCTTCAGGCGCTATACCGCTCTTCACCCTCGTGAAGACGACGCTCAGGTACAGGCCAGACTACATAATCGTCGGCGAGGTCCGAGGCGAGGAGGCATTCGTACTGTTCCAGGCCCTGGCTACGGGGCACGGCGGCATGTGTACGCTACACGCCGAGGACGTAGACTATGCCATCAAGAGGTTGACAAGCCCGCCTATGAACGTGGCCGAGGTCTACATACCTTTGATGAACGTCGTAGTCGAGGTCGAGAGGGTTCACCTGCCTAAGCCTGTTCACGGTCTACACTTCGGGAGGAGGGCTAGAGAGGTTTCAGAGATCATAAGCCATAAGGAGTTCGTCAGGATATTCGAGTGGGACCCGTTGACCGATGTCTACAACTCGAGGCTTGAAGACAGCCTACTGCTGAGGAAGATCGCGTTGAAGACCGGTAGGACTGTTCGGGAGCTTCTAGACGAGATAGAGAGGCGTGAAATTGTCTTGAAGTGGATGGCTAAGAGGAACATATATAACATATCCGACGTGGCTAAGGTGGTTTCTCAGTACTATATGTCTCCTGAAACGATCTACGGCATAGCCGCTAGGGAGCTGGCTATCCCGATAAAACTCAGGGTTAAGGCCGTAGACAACCTGTCCTCTGAAGCATCCTCGAACGAGGATAAAGAGCCGAATTCCGAGGAGACGGAAGAATCCTAA
- a CDS encoding PH domain-containing protein, which yields VDVVRVTLVVVIILSPILASKFIEFYNPPDYLTFAWDGVVEGFTLLRRNSTYLTVVITIVFSLAVASIAYALSMTWRFRILLTEDSITVERLFPMKTSYKIPVKSIVSVEVVQSSIGKRLNYGNLIIVTEALGTILIPKIERPIELRNLIIERYAKTTGKPEPIPGSGNYTVDDAPTRSVTLKPDASCPICMNSILASASSEVFLSVCPFCSSVFHTSCLVRWMKKFGYKCPVCGKNLSPPLGD from the coding sequence GTCGACGTGGTACGTGTAACACTCGTCGTGGTGATAATTCTATCCCCTATCCTGGCGAGTAAGTTCATCGAGTTCTACAATCCGCCCGACTACTTGACGTTCGCGTGGGACGGCGTGGTCGAAGGCTTCACGCTACTCAGGAGAAACTCCACGTACCTCACAGTGGTCATAACTATAGTCTTCTCCCTAGCCGTAGCTTCGATAGCATACGCCCTATCGATGACCTGGCGTTTCAGGATACTTCTCACAGAGGACTCGATAACCGTGGAGAGGCTCTTCCCGATGAAGACGAGCTACAAGATACCGGTAAAAAGTATCGTAAGCGTCGAGGTCGTTCAATCGTCGATAGGTAAGCGTCTAAACTACGGCAACCTCATAATAGTCACAGAAGCCCTCGGCACGATACTGATACCTAAGATAGAGCGGCCTATAGAGCTCCGTAACCTTATAATAGAGCGCTACGCTAAGACGACCGGTAAACCAGAGCCGATACCGGGTTCAGGCAACTACACGGTCGACGACGCGCCTACGAGAAGCGTAACGCTTAAGCCGGATGCATCGTGCCCGATATGTATGAACTCGATCCTCGCCTCCGCCTCCTCTGAGGTGTTCCTATCCGTATGCCCCTTCTGCTCCTCAGTATTCCACACATCGTGCCTAGTCAGGTGGATGAAAAAATTCGGGTATAAATGCCCGGTGTGCGGAAAGAATCTTAGCCCACCTTTAGGTGATTAA